Genomic DNA from Pirellulales bacterium:
CAGTTGCTGCTCGAGGTGGGCAATCGTGATCTCGGCGCCGGCCGGGATCGCCCGCACGTCGATCACGACGCCGGGCGCGAAGCACCAATCGAGCGGTACCTGGTCGATGGTCCGCGCCGGTTTGCCTTCGCTCGTCGCGCCGTAATGGTAGGGCGCATCGACGTGCGTGCCGGTGTGCGTGATGGCGGTGATCTCTTCGATCGCCCACCCCTGGCCGTGCGAGTAAACCAGATCCTCGGGCTTGACGCCGAAGAACTGCCGCATCTGCGCGAGCCCCTCACCGGCGTGATCGATATATCGAATCGCAGCCGGCAGCGGTTCACTGGCTGCTTGATGCGCTAGGGGCACGCTGAGATCGATGATGCGTGTGCGGTCGAACATGAGAGCAGTCTACGCGAATCAGAAAGGCGAGTCAGCAGCGGGAGTTATTCTGCAGAGACATTCGAGTCATCCGGAGAATCGGCGAACAACGTCCAAGTCTTCGCGTTGCCGCCTACGTCCGCGAGGCCAATCAAAACGAGGCGCAGGCCGTCGCCAGAAAACTTCGCACAATAAAGGTCTTCGTCGGCGATGAAAGTAAAGACTTCTTTTCCGGTTTCAATGTCTAAGATGCGGACTGTTCGGTTAGCTACGAACACAATCCGTTGGCCATCGGGCGATAAATCGGGAAAGCTTCCCAGTACGCCGAGATCGCTAATGGCCGTGCCGGTGACGCCATCGCGCACGACAACGCGCCGATTAGCGTCCGAATCGACCAGCCATGTTCCGCTCTCCGCGATATCGGCGCGGACTTGCAGCGGGCCGAGCTTGGCCCACTCGCCGGTGCTGAGGTCGCACCTCATGGCGTTCGGAACCAGTGGCACGAGCATTTCATTCCCGCCGTCGAACCATCGCAGCCGCCCACGATACTCTTGCGGTGGCGAGGTCGTCTTGTCGAGGAGCGAGTAAGTGCGAAGCTCGCTGCCGTCCGTTGCGTCGCGCATGGAAAGCTTTCCCGTCACGTACGCCGCGATGCACGACGAACGGGCGTTAAAGCGAGGCGTTAACTGGCTGTCGAACTCGGCGACGATCCGTTCCTGCTCGCTGTCTGGCTCGCGGCGGAGTAAGAAGTAATGATTCTGCGCCGTGCCTTCAATCGTGACAACGGCCGAAAGCTCGTCGGGTGAGATTTCCCAGTCTTGGATTTTGCCTGGCACGCAATTCTCGAACATCTTCAGAACGAGGCCCGTTGCGGGCTCGTCCGCGACAAGCCCTTGAGGGCCCTTGTGCCAGAGACGCGTGCCGGCGGCATTCAGTCGGGCGTCGCCTCGGAAATCTTTCGTCTGCCAACCAATGGCATTTCGCACGGGAAATTTGCGCCCTGACCGGGCAGGATGGTCGAGTGTATTAACAAGTACCCTGCCCTGTTGCGTCGCGGCAACCAATCGCTTGCAATCTGGCGAAAAACATAATGCATGAGTATTGCCGACGTTTCGCAGCGTCTCGATAAGCGAGCCGTCTTCCATTTGTCGAATCCATGCATTTGCCCCCCTATCACCCACTGCCACATAGCGACCGTCTGGAGACACATTAAGGCAGTGCGCGATGACATTCACGCCCGGCCAGTGCCTGGTCTTATGCGTTATAAGGTCGGCGATTTCGACTCGGTTTGGCACCGAACTATAAATGATCGTTCTTTGATCCGGCGCCATCGCCAAAGCAGCGAACCCGCCGTGGTCAGGATCCGGCAGCAGATTGTGCTGCACTTCCGTAAGAGTGCTTCCCTCGAGGCTCCATTCCTGGATATGGCTATTAATGTTCATCGTTACGATTCGCTGCCCTTCCAGGCCGAGTTCCATATCGATGATATGGCCTGGCAATGCGGTACGGCTGGTTACGGGGGAACGGGTGCTGACGTCCCAGACTGTGATTTCGGGCACAGTCCCGCGCGGCGACTTCCGAATATCTGTGGTCGTGATCAAGCGATTGCCGTCGGGCGTAAATGCGCAGCGGAATATCGGCTGTTCGCGCCGCATCGGCTCGCCGGCCGGCTGCCAATCCGAGGCATGCCAAAACCGCGCGGTCTTGTCGCAACTCGTCGTGACAATCAATTGACCGTCGGGAGAAAAGCAAATCATATTTACGCAGCTGTCATGAGCTTTCCAGCAATGGACCTGGACTAACGTCACCGCATCCCAGATCGTGACAAAGCCCTGCTCTGTTCCTGCCAGAATCAAGCGACCGTCAGGTGAATAGCAAACATAGAAACAAGGTCCACCTGGCGGATTTAATTCCGTCTCGCCCGGCCGACTCAATTCGTGCTTCAAGAAATACCACTCGAAGCCACGAACGTCATCTTCGTTTTCCGGTGGAAATTCGCGAACGATCGACCTCGCGGCGTTCCAGTCGCTGAGGCTGTTTAATTCGAAAGCGCGCTGGATATTGGCGGTGTAGACCTCGCGTCGCAACCTGCGGTCGCGCACCTCTAGGTCGCGTACGTGCTGCTCAGCCTGCAACCGTAGTTCGTTCGCCTCGGCGCGGGCTTCACTCTCGCGCTGGGCGATATTCTCGGCCTCGCGCCGGGCGCGGTTAATCCATATCGCGGAAACCGTCGAGATCGCAGTCACAGCCAATAACAGTAAGAGAATGCCGGCAATCAGGCCCGCGGCCAGCGGCTGGCGCTGTGCCAATCGCACTAGCTTTTGCGGGCTCGACATGAGGCGCGCGATGGTCGGCCTGCCCGCTGTGAAGCGATCTAGATCATCCGCCAGTTCATGTGCCGAGGCGTAACGCCGTGCGGGATCCTTCTCCAAGCATTTTAAACAAATCGCTTCCAGGTCCGGCGACAGCCTGCTGCGAATCAAGCGTGGCGCGATCGGCTCGTTGGTTTGTACTTGCACGAGCGTTTCGGCCGCGGTTTCGCCCGAGAACGGAGGGCGGCCCGTGAGTAACTCGTAAAGGATCGCTCCTAGAGAATAAACGTCCGTGCGTTCTGAATACTTTCCGCGCGTTTGCTCCGGGGCCATATAGCCGGGTGTCCCCAGCGCCTCGCCCGACGCGGTCAGGTTCGAGTCGACATCCTGCATCTTGGCCAGGCCGAAGTCGGCGATCTTTAGCGAGCCGTCCGTGGCTTGTAGAATGTTCGAGGGCTTCAAGTCGCGATGAATGATCCCGCGGCTGTGCGCATATTCCACCGTGCGCGCGATCGTGTACACGATTTCCGCGCTGAAGCGCTCCGGCTGAGGGCGACCATCCAGCCGGTCGGCGAGGTTGCCGGCGCTCAGGTATTCGAGCACCAGGAAGTGGGCCGTCGGCGTTTCGCCTGTTTCGTAGATTTGCACGATGTGCGGATGTTCGAGCCGGGCGACCATCTCGGCTTCTGCGCGCACGCGCTTGTCGTACAGATGCGAACGCAGGCCATGCTTCCAGATGACCTTGACGGCCACCGTCCGCTTCAGGCTCTCTTGTTGCGCTTTGTAGACCGTGCCCATCCCGCCGAAGCCGAGCTCCGACTCGATCGTATAGCCGGGTATCGTGGGCAAGGCTTGCTTGTCTGCGGCGGCATGCCGCCCGAGATAGCTGTCCAGATCCCGTAGCGCGGCCAAGGCGCGACGCACTTCGCTGGCGAGTTCTGGGTCGCGTGCCAATTGCGCTTGCAATTCGCTGTCACTGGCCAAGAGCTCGTCGATCGACGATTGCGTGTCGAGCGCGCTCCGCTGCTCCAAGTCCGACAGAATATCAATCAACAAATCGGCGTTGGCCATCGACGGTTGTTTCCTGGCTTTGTGCGGCGATTAGTCGCCGACGATCTCTCGTTTCAAAGCGGCATGAAGTTTTAAGCGTGCTTGCACCCAGCGGCGCTGCACCGTGCGCTCCGAGACCCCCGCGATCTCGGCGGCCTCGACTTGCGTCAGATCATGGAACCAGAGGAGCTCGATCACTTCGCGCTCGTCGTCCGCCAGACGTTCGATTTCTGCGTGCAGGCGATTCCAACGTTCGGCCTGCTCCAAGCGTTCTGCGGGCGTTCCCTCGGCCGAAGGCGTGTCGAACGCCTGTCCATGTTCGGTGTCGCCGGGGCCGTTGCTGGCGTGATTCGCTCCTTGGCCGTTGGGACGGAAGTAATGCCGCGCCAATTGCGCCAGTGTGCGACGAATGTGTAACGCCGCCAAACCAAGAAAGTCGCGCACCGTGGCGGGCTGAATGTTGGCCAGCGTGCGATGTAATGTCACGAGCGATTGCTGTAACACGTCGTCGGTCTGTTCCCAGCGACGCACCCGATCACCACGCAGCATGTGATGCGCCAGAATTCGCAAACGACCGCAGGCCCCCACGATCAGCTCCTCGCGGGCTTTAGTGTCGCCGGCGCGCAAGCGATCGATACAGCGCTGAAGTTGAGTCGTGCGGTCAGTACGCATAGAAGTGAAAGTCCACGGCGATCGCGCGACGGGGGCCTGTCCAAGATGCAAGCGAAACATTCTGGGCGGGGAGCGCGATCCCCAATCATATCTGGCGGTATGCGGGCCCCGAAACAGGTTAGTGCGAAATTTTGCATTTTTGCGAATCGTGTGTCGTCTTCGCGCTGTTTCGCGCACTTACACAAATGACGGCCCCTGTTTCACTCTGCTCGCTGGGGGCCATCGGCTGGCTTGCGTATGGCCCCTTGCCAGACTCGCAGCCCGCAGCGATCGCGGTGCGCGCCCTCAATCGTCGCAACCAGCATCGCGGCAACTTTTTCCTAGAGCGAACTCTGTAGCTGGGGACTGCGACCCCGTAGCGACGCTGTGAAACCCCGGCCTCACAGAGGCCAGCTACAGAAGATGAGGCACAGATCCTCTCACCTGGCAGTGCATCTACGGCATGTCGCCGGAAAGTTGGCACCGGCCTACTTCGTGGCTTAGATTGTTCTTTCGATCTGCCCAGGTTCGATTGACAATCTTGCTCTGCGGAGTGCCAGCCCGTTGATTCCCACGCTCTTCTCGGTCAGTTACGCCGGCTATTGGGGGCAGCACAAGCTGGATGTCATTTCTTTTTTGCGCAAGGCGGCGGCGCTGGGCTATCAGGCCGTCGAGTTGGGCGGCAAACGCCCGCATCTTTCGCCGCTCGACTATCGAGATCGCGTGCAGCTCGATGCGATTCGCGCGGAAGCGGACCGCTTGAACCTCGAAATTGCCACGATCGCCGGCTATACCGACTTCACGGCCGGCCGTTCGACCCCTGACATCCCCCACGTGGAAATGCAGGTCGCGTATGTCGGCGAACTTGCCCGCGTGGCTGCGGCGCTGGGGGCGAAGATCGTGCGCGTCTTCAGTGGTTACTCGCCCAACGCGGAATCGTTCCAAGCTGATTGGCGCAAGTGCATCGAGGGGCTGCGCGAAGCGGCCGACCGCGCGGCCGAGGAAGGGGTAACGCTCGGACTGCAAAACCATCACGATGTCGGCATCACGGTTGAAGCCTACGAAGAACTGCTCGATGAAGTCGATCATCCGCATCTGAAGGCGATGTTCGATCCGTGGTCGGTGGCGCTGACCGACGGTGACCTGCGTCAGTCGGCTGAGCGACTTGCCCCGCGGATGGTGCAAACTACACTGGCCGATTACGTGCGCGTCGAACGATTCGCCTACGACCCAGCGATCATTAATTACCGGCGTCTCGAACCGCCGGCGCTGCGCGCCGTGCCGCTGGGCGAGGGTTTTTTGGATCTGCCGGTCTTCTTCGCCGGGCTGCGCGCGGGAGGATTTCAGGGCTACGTGGCCTATGAAATGTGCTCGCCCCTGCGCGGTGGCGGCAGCGAAGCAAATCTCGACGCGGCGGCACAGAAGAGCCTGGCGCATATTCGCCGCCTGATCGATGGCAGCGACGGAAACAACGCCCGCTAGATCATCTAGCGAACTGTGCAGCCGGGACGGCGCTCCGCAACGCGTTTCGGGCTCTTGCAGCCGGGACGGCTGCACCACAACTGGTGCCCGTCACCCCACGCGCAGCCGCTCTTCGACCTTCCGCACCGCTTCGGCCAGCGTCAGTGTGTGATCGGCCAGCATGCATGACTGCGGATCGTTCATCCACTCGCCGACTTTTTTGTTTGCCGATAACACGGTGCTGTGGCTGCGATTGCCGAAGAACTCGCCGATCTCGGCCAGGGCCGCGCGGGTGTGCTTCCGCGCCAGCCACATGGCCAGCATCCGCGGATGGGCGATGGCGCTCGTGCGGCGGGCCGAGCAAAGCTTCTCGGGTTCGATCCCGAATACTTCGCACACCGCCTGCTGTACATCCGTAAGCTTTAGCGGCTGCCGCGCACGGACGACCGAATCCGCGAGCGCCGTTACGACCAATGCCAACGTGATCGGCCGGTCGAGTGCCCGACTGGTGGCGTGCAGCTTTAGCAGCGCACCCTGTAGCTCGCGAGCATGATTGCGGAAATTGTCGGCCAGGAATGTGAACACTTTTTCCGGCAGCTCCATCCCCAGCCGCGTGGCCTGCTGCCTAACGATGCCCAAGCGGGTCTCGTAATCGGGCGTGTCGATGCGACACACCAGACCGGCCGAAAGTCGCGCTGTCAGCTCCGGCCCCAAACCCGCGAGTGCCGATGGCGAGCGATCGGCGGTAAAGACCAACTGCCGCCCCTCGCGCGTCAGGGCGTCGATCGTGTGCAGCAACTCGCCCAGCGTGGCTCGCTTGCCGGCGAAGAATTGCAAATCATCGATCAGCAGCAGATCGACGCCACGATATTTACTGCGAAAGTTCGGCACGCCGCTCGTGTGCAGCGCCTCGAGAAAGTAGCTCGTGAACTGCTCGGCCGAAAGATAAACGGCGTGCAGCCGCGGATAACGGCGCTTGGCCGCGGTCCAGATCCCTTCCAGCAAATGCGTCTTACCCACGCCCGTCGGACCGTGAATCACCAGCGGCGACACGCTGCCCAACGACGCAGCCACTTCCGCGGCGCTGGTGGCGGCCAGCCGGTTGCCTGTGCCGCTGACGAAAGATGCCAGGTCGGCAAATTTTCGTCGGCCTGGGACCGGTGTTGAGTTCGTCTCGACCGGCGCACGAT
This window encodes:
- a CDS encoding sigma-70 family RNA polymerase sigma factor, whose translation is MRTDRTTQLQRCIDRLRAGDTKAREELIVGACGRLRILAHHMLRGDRVRRWEQTDDVLQQSLVTLHRTLANIQPATVRDFLGLAALHIRRTLAQLARHYFRPNGQGANHASNGPGDTEHGQAFDTPSAEGTPAERLEQAERWNRLHAEIERLADDEREVIELLWFHDLTQVEAAEIAGVSERTVQRRWVQARLKLHAALKREIVGD
- the dnaA gene encoding chromosomal replication initiator protein DnaA, whose protein sequence is MTKDDTEIVSAVLLALADKVGKDRFEMWFGANARIALVADTLRVAVPNQFYQDWLRTNFRRHIEDSCQQVLGRDLPVTFHVDRDLNRPRVASLSAPPAPPGTTTESGVVTEAYGAAGPSAQTACTAQLAVASQVATITLPAVSNRAPVETNSTPVPGRRKFADLASFVSGTGNRLAATSAAEVAASLGSVSPLVIHGPTGVGKTHLLEGIWTAAKRRYPRLHAVYLSAEQFTSYFLEALHTSGVPNFRSKYRGVDLLLIDDLQFFAGKRATLGELLHTIDALTREGRQLVFTADRSPSALAGLGPELTARLSAGLVCRIDTPDYETRLGIVRQQATRLGMELPEKVFTFLADNFRNHARELQGALLKLHATSRALDRPITLALVVTALADSVVRARQPLKLTDVQQAVCEVFGIEPEKLCSARRTSAIAHPRMLAMWLARKHTRAALAEIGEFFGNRSHSTVLSANKKVGEWMNDPQSCMLADHTLTLAEAVRKVEERLRVG
- a CDS encoding sugar phosphate isomerase/epimerase family protein, with translation MIPTLFSVSYAGYWGQHKLDVISFLRKAAALGYQAVELGGKRPHLSPLDYRDRVQLDAIRAEADRLNLEIATIAGYTDFTAGRSTPDIPHVEMQVAYVGELARVAAALGAKIVRVFSGYSPNAESFQADWRKCIEGLREAADRAAEEGVTLGLQNHHDVGITVEAYEELLDEVDHPHLKAMFDPWSVALTDGDLRQSAERLAPRMVQTTLADYVRVERFAYDPAIINYRRLEPPALRAVPLGEGFLDLPVFFAGLRAGGFQGYVAYEMCSPLRGGGSEANLDAAAQKSLAHIRRLIDGSDGNNAR
- a CDS encoding cyclase family protein, encoding MFDRTRIIDLSVPLAHQAASEPLPAAIRYIDHAGEGLAQMRQFFGVKPEDLVYSHGQGWAIEEITAITHTGTHVDAPYHYGATSEGKPARTIDQVPLDWCFAPGVVIDVRAIPAGAEITIAHLEQQL
- a CDS encoding serine/threonine-protein kinase; protein product: MANADLLIDILSDLEQRSALDTQSSIDELLASDSELQAQLARDPELASEVRRALAALRDLDSYLGRHAAADKQALPTIPGYTIESELGFGGMGTVYKAQQESLKRTVAVKVIWKHGLRSHLYDKRVRAEAEMVARLEHPHIVQIYETGETPTAHFLVLEYLSAGNLADRLDGRPQPERFSAEIVYTIARTVEYAHSRGIIHRDLKPSNILQATDGSLKIADFGLAKMQDVDSNLTASGEALGTPGYMAPEQTRGKYSERTDVYSLGAILYELLTGRPPFSGETAAETLVQVQTNEPIAPRLIRSRLSPDLEAICLKCLEKDPARRYASAHELADDLDRFTAGRPTIARLMSSPQKLVRLAQRQPLAAGLIAGILLLLLAVTAISTVSAIWINRARREAENIAQRESEARAEANELRLQAEQHVRDLEVRDRRLRREVYTANIQRAFELNSLSDWNAARSIVREFPPENEDDVRGFEWYFLKHELSRPGETELNPPGGPCFYVCYSPDGRLILAGTEQGFVTIWDAVTLVQVHCWKAHDSCVNMICFSPDGQLIVTTSCDKTARFWHASDWQPAGEPMRREQPIFRCAFTPDGNRLITTTDIRKSPRGTVPEITVWDVSTRSPVTSRTALPGHIIDMELGLEGQRIVTMNINSHIQEWSLEGSTLTEVQHNLLPDPDHGGFAALAMAPDQRTIIYSSVPNRVEIADLITHKTRHWPGVNVIAHCLNVSPDGRYVAVGDRGANAWIRQMEDGSLIETLRNVGNTHALCFSPDCKRLVAATQQGRVLVNTLDHPARSGRKFPVRNAIGWQTKDFRGDARLNAAGTRLWHKGPQGLVADEPATGLVLKMFENCVPGKIQDWEISPDELSAVVTIEGTAQNHYFLLRREPDSEQERIVAEFDSQLTPRFNARSSCIAAYVTGKLSMRDATDGSELRTYSLLDKTTSPPQEYRGRLRWFDGGNEMLVPLVPNAMRCDLSTGEWAKLGPLQVRADIAESGTWLVDSDANRRVVVRDGVTGTAISDLGVLGSFPDLSPDGQRIVFVANRTVRILDIETGKEVFTFIADEDLYCAKFSGDGLRLVLIGLADVGGNAKTWTLFADSPDDSNVSAE